From the Halomonas meridiana genome, one window contains:
- a CDS encoding LysR family transcriptional regulator — MSRVTLAQWQMLAAVVDHGGFARAAEAIHKSPSTLNHAVHKLEEQLGIQVLEPVGRQVRLTEAGELLLRRARQLIESAASLEDVASRLAAGLEAEVVVAIDQIFPVAAQAKALERFSETYPQVRVQLHESVLNGGTEMLYDGRADLVVSGIEAQGFLGEPLVNVRFVAVAHPRHALHQLGRSLDLRDLAQHRQLVVRDSALRQSTNAGWLKAEQRWTVGHVGTSLDMLRRGLGFAWVPETRIADELASGELKPLPLSAGGIREVPVQLIFRDRDRAGPAAHAMAAALKRAVREVCEQRSIPSNERP; from the coding sequence ATGTCTCGGGTAACACTAGCGCAGTGGCAGATGCTGGCCGCCGTGGTGGATCATGGTGGCTTTGCACGAGCGGCAGAGGCGATCCATAAAAGCCCCTCCACGCTGAATCACGCGGTGCATAAATTGGAAGAGCAGTTGGGTATCCAGGTGCTCGAACCGGTGGGTCGGCAGGTGCGCCTCACCGAAGCAGGCGAGCTGCTGCTTCGCCGTGCGCGTCAGTTGATCGAAAGCGCGGCGTCTTTGGAAGACGTCGCTTCGCGCTTGGCAGCGGGGCTGGAAGCCGAAGTCGTGGTGGCGATCGACCAAATTTTTCCGGTGGCTGCTCAGGCGAAAGCGTTGGAGCGCTTTTCGGAAACCTATCCCCAGGTGCGCGTTCAGCTCCATGAAAGCGTGCTGAACGGGGGAACGGAAATGCTATACGACGGCCGCGCCGACCTAGTGGTCTCCGGTATCGAGGCCCAAGGATTTTTGGGCGAGCCACTGGTTAATGTGCGCTTCGTGGCGGTAGCGCATCCTCGTCACGCGCTGCATCAATTGGGGCGCTCGCTGGATTTGCGTGATCTTGCCCAGCATCGTCAACTGGTGGTGCGTGACTCGGCGCTGCGTCAATCCACCAACGCGGGCTGGTTAAAAGCCGAGCAGCGCTGGACGGTCGGTCACGTGGGAACGTCGCTGGATATGCTGCGGCGCGGCTTGGGGTTTGCCTGGGTTCCGGAAACGCGTATCGCCGACGAGCTGGCCAGCGGTGAGCTGAAGCCGCTGCCGCTCAGTGCTGGGGGCATTCGTGAAGTGCCCGTGCAGCTTATTTTTCGTGATCGTGATCGTGCGGGCCCGGCAGCCCATGCCATGGCCGCGGCTTTGAAGCGGGCAGTGAGAGAGGTGTGCGAGCAACGTTCGATTCCCTCGAATGAACGGCCGTAA
- a CDS encoding glutathione S-transferase family protein produces MGLLVNGEWVDQWYDTKKHGGEFVRESAQLRDWVGSDETSKGESYPAQADRYHLYVSLACPWAHRALIMRKLKGLEPLIVASHVSPLMLENGWTYHQDEGSSGDPINHADYHHQLYTMTDPTYTGRVTVPVLWDKQRSAIVNNESADLLRIFNRAFDELTGNDLDFYPDDLRSVIDDVNDDVYDHINNGVYKSGFATDQQVYEKHVTALFDALERMETRLGEHRYLAGEWLTEADIRLFTTLIRFDAVYFGHFKCNFKRIEDYPNLSNYVRELYQWPGVADTVNMDHIKRHYYYSHDTINPTRIVPAGPWLDFMRPHDRERLPGQGIRRHSRPQ; encoded by the coding sequence ATGGGACTGTTAGTCAACGGCGAGTGGGTCGATCAGTGGTACGACACCAAAAAGCACGGCGGGGAATTCGTTCGCGAATCCGCGCAGCTGCGCGACTGGGTGGGCAGCGATGAGACGTCTAAAGGCGAGAGCTATCCGGCTCAGGCCGATCGTTACCACCTTTACGTATCGCTCGCGTGCCCCTGGGCGCATCGGGCGCTGATCATGCGCAAACTGAAAGGGCTCGAGCCGCTGATCGTAGCATCCCATGTGAGCCCGCTGATGTTGGAAAACGGCTGGACCTACCATCAAGACGAAGGGTCGAGTGGCGACCCTATCAACCATGCTGACTATCACCATCAGCTCTACACCATGACCGACCCAACGTACACGGGCCGGGTCACGGTGCCAGTTTTGTGGGACAAGCAGCGCAGCGCCATCGTCAACAACGAATCCGCCGATTTGCTACGCATCTTCAACCGCGCTTTCGATGAGCTGACGGGCAATGATTTGGACTTCTATCCAGACGATTTGCGCAGCGTCATCGATGATGTGAACGATGACGTGTACGACCACATCAATAACGGCGTTTACAAATCGGGTTTTGCCACGGATCAGCAGGTCTATGAAAAGCACGTCACGGCCTTGTTCGATGCGCTAGAGCGCATGGAGACGCGGCTTGGGGAGCATCGCTATTTGGCGGGTGAGTGGCTGACCGAAGCGGATATTCGCCTTTTCACCACGCTGATTCGCTTCGACGCGGTCTACTTCGGTCACTTCAAGTGCAATTTCAAACGTATCGAAGATTATCCCAATCTCTCCAACTACGTACGCGAGCTATACCAATGGCCGGGCGTGGCCGATACGGTCAATATGGATCACATCAAACGCCACTACTATTACAGCCACGACACGATCAACCCGACGCGTATCGTGCCGGCGGGCCCATGGCTGGACTTCATGCGTCCTCACGACCGTGAACGTTTGCCGGGGCAGGGAATACGTCGGCACTCACGTCCCCAGTGA
- a CDS encoding PRC-barrel domain-containing protein, with translation MRKSILTTAITTALFGGMAFGVQAQTEPQGMYSADDILDAEVFFADGSEEEIGEVDDILFDEEMRISALVIESGDVLGLGGREVVVEADQFTLETHTEDDGDTEHRIMLDATAEDVESFPTYDRDWWEQTKANAQDAWQSTKEGAQSAWQTTRDAVDADE, from the coding sequence ATGCGTAAATCGATTCTGACGACTGCAATTACGACTGCCCTATTCGGCGGCATGGCGTTTGGCGTCCAAGCGCAAACGGAACCCCAGGGCATGTATTCGGCCGACGACATTCTTGATGCAGAAGTGTTCTTTGCCGACGGCTCTGAGGAAGAGATCGGTGAAGTCGACGATATTCTCTTCGATGAAGAGATGCGTATTTCAGCACTGGTCATCGAAAGCGGCGATGTGCTGGGTCTGGGCGGACGCGAAGTCGTGGTCGAGGCTGACCAGTTCACTCTGGAAACGCACACCGAAGATGATGGTGACACCGAGCACCGCATCATGCTGGATGCGACGGCCGAGGACGTCGAATCCTTCCCCACGTATGATCGCGACTGGTGGGAGCAGACCAAAGCTAACGCGCAAGACGCTTGGCAGAGCACCAAAGAGGGTGCCCAAAGCGCTTGGCAAACGACCCGTGACGCCGTCGATGCCGACGAGTGA
- a CDS encoding CsbD family protein: protein MNWDQIEGRWTEMKGKARASWGELTDDELTQIGGKKDQLVGKLQQKYGLERAEAERRADDWANGL from the coding sequence ATGAACTGGGATCAGATCGAAGGCAGATGGACGGAAATGAAAGGTAAAGCTCGCGCCAGCTGGGGCGAACTGACCGATGATGAACTGACGCAAATCGGCGGCAAGAAAGACCAACTCGTTGGTAAGCTCCAACAGAAATATGGCTTGGAGCGCGCAGAGGCCGAGCGCCGTGCGGATGACTGGGCGAACGGGCTCTAA
- a CDS encoding DEAD/DEAH box helicase — protein sequence MTSTSVASPSFGDLALLPAVLSAVEAQGYETPSPIQAQTIPALLEGRDMLGQAQTGTGKTAAFALPLLSRLDMQRREPQVLVLAPTRELAQQVAVSFSKYGQNLQGLEVATLCGGQEYREQLGALKRGAQVVVGTPGRVIDHLDRGSLKLDGLSALVLDEADEMLRMGFIDDVKRVVADTPKDAQRVFFSATLPTEIERIVNRYLVNPVKVAIESRTTTGENIEQRIVRVDGGAKLEALSRILEVEPVDAAIVFVRTRAACTTLVEQLTARGVNAAGLSGDLDQSLRERTITRLKRGKVDVLIATDVAARGLDVPRITHVINYDLPQDAEAYTHRIGRTGRAGRSGIAITFAGFREGRKVGWMEQATGQKMTEMPLPDEAAIRAHRDDVFHHRVVAALTKGAEEQRALVERLVEEGHDAVELACAFAAMARADEAPIGRLQAPRKERAPRDGAPGKPGGARRERSSAPSEGMTRYRVSVGHKDGVKPGQLVGALANEGGIEGARIGRIDIRNAFSVVELPSGLPSTILAKMARARVAGRPLEISEDRAPERAPRRRRDDGDAPVRRRERA from the coding sequence ATGACCTCGACTTCTGTCGCCTCGCCGAGCTTCGGCGATCTGGCTCTATTGCCTGCCGTTCTGTCTGCTGTTGAAGCACAGGGCTACGAAACTCCTTCGCCTATTCAGGCGCAGACGATTCCTGCGTTGCTGGAAGGCCGCGATATGCTGGGCCAAGCACAAACCGGCACCGGCAAAACCGCCGCCTTCGCACTGCCGCTGCTGTCGCGTCTCGACATGCAGCGTCGCGAGCCCCAAGTACTGGTACTCGCACCGACCCGCGAACTTGCTCAGCAGGTCGCCGTCTCTTTTAGTAAATATGGTCAGAATCTTCAGGGCTTGGAAGTCGCTACCCTGTGTGGCGGTCAAGAGTACCGTGAACAGCTAGGCGCGCTGAAGCGTGGCGCGCAAGTGGTCGTCGGCACGCCGGGCCGTGTGATCGATCACCTGGATCGTGGCAGCTTGAAGCTGGACGGCCTCTCGGCGCTGGTGCTCGACGAAGCCGACGAAATGCTGCGCATGGGCTTTATCGACGACGTCAAACGCGTGGTTGCCGATACCCCGAAAGATGCTCAGCGCGTGTTCTTCTCGGCCACACTGCCGACGGAAATCGAGCGCATCGTCAACCGTTATCTGGTCAACCCGGTGAAGGTCGCGATTGAATCGCGTACCACGACGGGCGAAAACATCGAACAGCGCATCGTGCGCGTGGACGGTGGTGCCAAGCTGGAAGCGTTGTCGCGTATTCTTGAAGTCGAGCCGGTCGATGCCGCGATCGTCTTCGTGCGCACCCGTGCGGCCTGTACCACGCTGGTCGAGCAGTTGACCGCTCGTGGCGTCAACGCTGCTGGCCTGTCCGGTGACCTGGATCAGAGCCTGCGCGAGCGCACCATTACCCGCTTGAAGCGTGGGAAAGTCGACGTGCTGATCGCGACCGACGTAGCGGCCCGTGGCCTCGACGTTCCGCGTATCACCCACGTCATCAACTACGACCTGCCGCAGGATGCAGAAGCCTACACCCACCGTATCGGTCGTACCGGTCGTGCGGGCCGTAGCGGCATTGCGATCACTTTCGCGGGCTTCCGTGAAGGCCGCAAGGTGGGCTGGATGGAGCAGGCTACCGGTCAGAAAATGACCGAAATGCCGCTGCCTGACGAAGCCGCTATTCGCGCTCACCGTGACGACGTGTTCCATCACCGTGTAGTGGCGGCACTGACCAAAGGTGCTGAAGAGCAGCGCGCACTGGTCGAGCGTCTGGTGGAAGAGGGGCATGACGCCGTTGAGCTGGCCTGTGCGTTTGCCGCCATGGCCCGTGCCGACGAAGCGCCGATCGGTCGTCTTCAGGCACCGCGCAAAGAGCGTGCCCCGCGCGATGGCGCACCGGGCAAGCCGGGTGGTGCCCGTCGCGAGCGCTCCAGTGCGCCCAGCGAAGGCATGACCCGCTACCGCGTCTCCGTGGGCCATAAAGACGGCGTGAAGCCGGGCCAACTGGTCGGTGCGCTGGCGAACGAGGGCGGTATCGAAGGCGCGCGTATCGGCCGTATCGATATCCGTAATGCCTTCTCCGTGGTCGAGCTGCCCAGCGGTCTGCCTTCCACCATCCTGGCGAAAATGGCTCGTGCCCGTGTGGCCGGTCGCCCGCTGGAAATCAGCGAAGACCGTGCGCCGGAACGCGCACCGCGCCGTCGTCGTGACGATGGCGATGCGCCGGTTCGCCGTCGCGAACGTGCGTAA
- the nfi gene encoding deoxyribonuclease V (cleaves DNA at apurinic or apyrimidinic sites): MDAALHEWNLSPKQAIALQSQLAQRLESRDRLDPVRYIAGVDIGFEEGGAVTRAAVVVLTWSPEAAPQLPVVEQVVHREPTRMPYIPGLLSFREIPAALGAFAKLKTQPQLVMVDGQGIAHPRRLGVAAHLGLWLDLPTIGIAKSRLTGTHAAVGDARGDWVPLLAGQEVIGAVLRSRANVKPVFVSPGHRLSLDTSLEWVMRCLGRTKLPEPTRLADRLASRRDQQKR; this comes from the coding sequence ATGGACGCTGCGCTACACGAATGGAACCTGTCACCCAAACAGGCCATTGCCCTTCAGTCACAGCTCGCCCAACGGTTGGAGAGCCGTGATCGCCTCGACCCGGTAAGGTATATCGCGGGGGTGGATATTGGCTTTGAGGAAGGGGGTGCGGTAACGCGGGCGGCAGTGGTGGTGTTGACGTGGTCGCCCGAGGCGGCTCCTCAACTGCCAGTGGTCGAGCAGGTGGTGCATCGCGAACCTACCCGCATGCCCTATATTCCAGGATTGCTGTCGTTTCGTGAAATCCCCGCCGCCCTAGGGGCATTTGCCAAGCTTAAGACTCAGCCACAGCTGGTGATGGTCGATGGCCAAGGCATCGCTCACCCTCGGCGCTTGGGCGTAGCCGCGCACTTGGGGCTTTGGCTCGATCTGCCTACCATCGGTATCGCCAAGTCGCGCTTAACCGGCACGCATGCAGCGGTCGGAGACGCGCGAGGCGATTGGGTGCCGCTCCTGGCCGGGCAAGAGGTCATCGGTGCCGTGCTGCGCTCGCGGGCGAACGTCAAGCCGGTATTCGTCTCGCCGGGGCATCGGCTGTCGCTGGATACCTCCCTTGAGTGGGTGATGCGCTGCCTTGGGCGAACCAAGCTGCCCGAGCCGACCCGGCTGGCAGATCGGCTGGCGTCACGGCGAGATCAACAGAAGCGTTAA
- a CDS encoding glutamine amidotransferase, translated as MASLVIIKTGDAFPEVVDQHGDFEQLFIHRLHEALPEGVTLKVWDARLTATPPDDIVGAVITGSHSMVSEQPPWSEALKPWLQQALADNLPLLGVCYGHQLMAAAFGGVSDYHPAGRESGTRTVRLTQAGLKDPLFSQLPGHFDAHLTHAQSVMQLPHGATILAHNCHDAHQALRYGPRQWSVQFHPEFSPPVMRAYIERQRAALRDQGDDPDQLLSEISETPEATSLLQRFISFI; from the coding sequence ATGGCCTCTTTAGTCATCATCAAAACCGGGGATGCGTTCCCTGAAGTGGTCGACCAGCACGGTGATTTCGAGCAGCTGTTCATTCACCGGTTACACGAGGCGCTTCCCGAGGGCGTGACGCTCAAGGTGTGGGATGCGCGGCTAACGGCGACACCTCCGGACGACATCGTCGGTGCCGTGATCACCGGTTCGCATAGCATGGTGAGCGAGCAGCCCCCCTGGAGCGAGGCGCTCAAGCCGTGGCTGCAGCAGGCGCTAGCCGATAACCTGCCGCTGCTGGGCGTATGCTATGGTCATCAGCTCATGGCGGCGGCCTTTGGTGGCGTCAGCGACTACCACCCCGCCGGGCGCGAATCGGGCACGCGCACGGTGCGCTTGACCCAAGCCGGCCTGAAGGACCCCCTCTTTAGTCAGCTACCTGGGCATTTCGACGCGCACCTTACCCATGCCCAGTCGGTGATGCAGCTACCCCATGGCGCCACCATTCTGGCTCACAACTGCCACGACGCCCACCAAGCGCTTCGCTACGGGCCGCGCCAATGGAGCGTGCAGTTCCATCCGGAGTTCTCACCGCCCGTCATGCGTGCCTACATCGAGCGTCAGCGCGCTGCCCTGCGCGACCAGGGTGACGACCCAGACCAGCTACTCAGTGAAATTAGCGAGACGCCAGAAGCGACCAGCCTGCTGCAGCGTTTTATCAGTTTTATTTAA
- the tpx gene encoding thiol peroxidase encodes MQQITRAGAPMDVAGTLPAVGQTAPAMTLTNSDLEDVTLATYQGKRKVLNIIPSVDTPTCAMSTRRFNELASKLDNTIVLVVSADLPFAAKRFCGAEGLDNVETLSTFRHREFQEAWGVALSNNSMEGLCARAVVVLDADNRVLHSELVSELKNEPDYEAALAVLNA; translated from the coding sequence ATGCAACAGATTACACGTGCAGGCGCGCCGATGGACGTGGCGGGCACGCTACCAGCCGTTGGTCAAACGGCCCCAGCCATGACGCTGACCAACAGCGACTTGGAAGACGTCACGCTGGCCACCTATCAGGGTAAGCGTAAGGTGCTGAACATCATTCCCAGCGTCGATACCCCGACCTGCGCGATGTCCACCCGGCGGTTCAACGAGCTGGCCTCCAAGTTGGACAACACCATCGTTCTCGTCGTATCCGCAGACCTGCCGTTCGCCGCGAAGCGCTTCTGCGGGGCCGAAGGGCTGGATAACGTTGAAACACTCTCAACTTTCCGCCATCGGGAGTTCCAGGAAGCGTGGGGCGTGGCGCTAAGTAACAACAGCATGGAAGGGCTGTGTGCCCGCGCGGTCGTCGTACTGGATGCAGACAACCGCGTGCTACATAGCGAGCTGGTGAGTGAGCTGAAAAACGAACCGGATTACGAGGCGGCGCTGGCGGTGCTCAACGCTTAA
- a CDS encoding gamma-glutamyl-gamma-aminobutyrate hydrolase family protein, translating to MPRPLIGITTSDRKSQLAWCFDWFAVWRHGGKPLRLSPSRPMPEHLDGLIIGGGDDIQAQLYGGEVQLDVRLDPARDELELSLLNRFIPQNTPVLGICRGAQLINVHLGGTLDPDIYTTHEGLKRRRTVLPRKTVDIVGGSQLYQLLGVTWCRVNSLHHQAVNRAGEGIQIVARDRDGLVQGIESEAHDFLIGVQWHPEWLIFNRPQQRLISALVAAAQRGRDQVKR from the coding sequence ATGCCTCGACCGCTGATTGGAATCACCACCTCGGATCGTAAAAGCCAGCTTGCCTGGTGCTTTGACTGGTTTGCCGTCTGGCGGCATGGCGGTAAACCGCTGCGCCTGTCCCCCTCTCGCCCCATGCCCGAGCATCTGGACGGGCTGATCATCGGCGGTGGCGACGATATTCAAGCGCAACTTTACGGCGGCGAAGTCCAGCTCGACGTGCGCCTGGACCCTGCCCGGGACGAACTGGAACTGAGCCTGCTCAACCGGTTCATTCCGCAAAATACGCCGGTGCTGGGCATTTGTCGCGGAGCGCAACTGATCAACGTCCATTTGGGCGGCACGCTGGACCCCGACATCTACACGACCCATGAAGGGCTAAAACGGCGCCGTACCGTACTACCTCGCAAAACGGTCGACATCGTCGGCGGCAGCCAGCTGTATCAACTGCTGGGCGTGACCTGGTGCCGGGTGAACAGCCTGCATCATCAAGCCGTCAATCGGGCGGGGGAAGGCATTCAAATCGTCGCTCGTGACCGCGACGGGCTGGTACAGGGCATCGAATCAGAAGCCCACGATTTTCTCATCGGCGTGCAGTGGCACCCCGAGTGGCTGATTTTCAACCGCCCCCAGCAGCGCCTCATCAGCGCGCTGGTGGCGGCTGCCCAACGGGGGCGCGACCAGGTTAAGCGTTGA
- a CDS encoding amidoligase family protein, with protein sequence MTLQAPPKRVNKDGQTRCVGVEIEFAGLPPRETAELVRTLFGGELNVVSPHRLQVEGTRWGEFGIELDTQYAHPDKALLEEHHESDSEWARQQHQRRVEFHQKTRELIGDMVTGLVPTEIVCPPIPWDELDTLDTLFETLREKGAKGTDASLLYGFGLHLNPEVERQEVDYLLAMMRAYLLLASWLREEIKVDITREVLPHANPFHKEYALKVLDARYQPDLDTFIDDYLHYNPTRNRELDLLPLFAHLRPDHPHELLHGELTKPRPTFHYRLPNAQLSQPGWGSVVEWNRWVEVEKLAADDKVLRARCDEYIAEHSKPWWARLKAALLKPFGNA encoded by the coding sequence ATGACGCTGCAAGCCCCACCCAAACGCGTAAATAAAGATGGCCAGACTCGCTGTGTCGGTGTCGAAATCGAGTTCGCTGGCCTACCGCCCCGCGAGACGGCCGAACTGGTGCGCACGCTGTTTGGGGGGGAGCTTAACGTGGTCAGCCCCCATCGGCTACAGGTGGAGGGCACGCGGTGGGGAGAGTTCGGCATCGAACTGGATACCCAGTATGCCCACCCCGATAAAGCGCTGCTGGAAGAGCATCATGAAAGCGATAGCGAATGGGCGCGCCAGCAGCATCAGCGCCGGGTCGAGTTCCACCAAAAAACCCGCGAGCTGATCGGCGATATGGTGACCGGATTGGTGCCCACCGAGATCGTCTGTCCGCCCATTCCCTGGGATGAACTGGACACCCTCGATACGCTCTTCGAAACGCTGCGGGAAAAAGGGGCCAAAGGCACCGATGCCAGCCTGCTCTATGGCTTTGGCCTGCACCTCAATCCCGAGGTAGAGCGCCAGGAGGTGGATTACCTGCTGGCCATGATGCGGGCGTATCTGCTGCTGGCTAGCTGGCTGCGCGAAGAGATCAAAGTCGACATTACGCGCGAAGTGCTGCCCCACGCCAACCCGTTTCATAAAGAGTACGCCCTGAAAGTCCTGGACGCCCGCTACCAGCCGGATTTGGACACCTTCATCGACGACTACTTGCACTACAACCCCACCCGCAACCGAGAGCTCGACCTGCTGCCGCTGTTTGCCCATTTGCGCCCCGACCACCCCCACGAGCTGCTGCATGGCGAACTCACCAAGCCGCGCCCGACCTTTCACTACCGCCTGCCCAATGCCCAGCTCTCCCAGCCAGGCTGGGGGTCGGTGGTAGAGTGGAATCGCTGGGTGGAGGTCGAGAAGTTAGCCGCCGATGACAAGGTATTGCGCGCCCGCTGCGATGAGTACATCGCCGAGCACAGCAAGCCCTGGTGGGCACGCTTGAAAGCCGCGCTCTTGAAGCCATTCGGCAACGCCTAA